A stretch of Caldanaerobius polysaccharolyticus DSM 13641 DNA encodes these proteins:
- a CDS encoding DUF4330 domain-containing protein — translation MKLIDDKGKIFGIINLIDLIVALLIILIIGGLVYKTQSGKNVAQLKEVYITVRVPNLLPDTAASLKPGDKLISGNYYTTDEIVDVKVSPALSVNTNSEGKMVLTTNPYRKDAIVLIKAHLDTSSPTVRMGQQDIRVGNQITVKTHFTVVQGEIIKVDVK, via the coding sequence ATGAAACTAATAGACGACAAAGGAAAAATCTTTGGTATTATTAATTTAATCGACCTTATTGTAGCTTTACTAATAATATTAATTATAGGTGGACTTGTTTATAAAACTCAATCAGGTAAAAATGTGGCTCAATTAAAGGAGGTCTATATAACGGTTAGAGTACCTAATCTGTTGCCGGATACCGCTGCTTCTTTAAAGCCTGGTGACAAATTGATATCCGGAAATTATTATACTACCGATGAAATAGTTGATGTAAAAGTGTCACCTGCTCTTTCTGTCAACACAAACTCAGAGGGAAAAATGGTGCTTACTACGAATCCCTACAGAAAAGATGCGATAGTGCTTATAAAGGCTCATCTCGATACATCCAGCCCTACTGTTAGAATGGGGCAGCAGGATATAAGGGTTGGTAATCAAATTACTGTAAAAACCCATTTTACGGTGGTGCAGGGTGAGATAATAAAAGTGGATGTTAAGTAA
- the cas3 gene encoding CRISPR-associated helicase Cas3', which yields MDIAKRHEYNDKVFFQTLKGHTVDGLVILKRYFDSNEMTVREFCRKWDVDYNRFVQNTFEIVLFHDTGKLIKEFQENIRMGKSSKDYPHPLISVYIVMMLQEAGMDILRPLDDKYCPFPDEEFMALCQILSHHTQLYQGIYENVSNVPHLLYDEINRFLDDIPEIIRLSGFKGITIKPVHVKNEPIPKDFIDEFRHIKNQWVDFCRNMKAKDKVRLKAVYSYMYSLLQLCDDYSSAYFSEYVEEHNLDWDITGPILSYDAAGKYVIPYPEIDKNAITGGRDPRDFQKRLGDVGPYVMLLAPCGRGKTEGALYWAENMRKHRFINRLIFAMPTQITSNAMADRLKMIYGEENVGVYHGKSLLYYQEQLKGIIDEDDLKLIELAEEQNFMSKVFLKPIMVTTIDHLVFSFIHGFSQADFTLGNIQTACIVFDEVHYYEKDTLRHLVSLFSLLREMKIPHLLMSGTFPEFLKKNLEESAALEGKSYETVIDEEGLKYQPFIVKKHGDCIVNKIENDFAVNDDVIEEIRSNYHKGIRQYIILNTVRKAQEVYKRLKGVIEPSDNLVLYHSRFTGHDRSKKDKSLLRDRDKRPYILVSTQAIEISLDISCDVMFTELAPADAIGQRGGRLNRGAKHYLKDNLECVLHLYNTDTMRPYVNSKKDEDVKAVLERTYAGFTDKPYTYGDIKAICDIAYRDFRLDYTDFLAFFYAGTLFGYSYKEITREGAGEEGNVFKLRSDDYIMIDAYPLDVVGDNVENCRDYENIVKVPYWWYVSAKENLFKNLEDKYHKYLVCKLPYSFEIGFDESKLKEVMPDYGAFL from the coding sequence ATGGATATAGCCAAAAGGCATGAATATAATGATAAGGTGTTTTTCCAGACGCTAAAAGGCCACACAGTAGATGGACTGGTGATATTAAAGAGATATTTTGATTCCAACGAAATGACAGTACGGGAATTTTGCCGAAAGTGGGATGTGGACTATAATAGATTTGTCCAGAATACCTTTGAAATAGTGTTGTTTCACGATACGGGTAAATTGATAAAAGAGTTTCAGGAGAATATAAGGATGGGGAAATCGTCAAAAGATTATCCCCATCCCCTTATATCCGTGTATATAGTTATGATGTTACAGGAAGCTGGAATGGATATACTTAGGCCTCTTGACGACAAGTATTGTCCTTTTCCAGACGAAGAGTTTATGGCATTGTGCCAGATTTTATCTCATCATACCCAGCTTTACCAGGGAATTTACGAAAATGTCTCTAATGTACCCCATCTCCTTTATGACGAAATAAACAGGTTTTTAGATGATATTCCTGAAATTATTAGATTGAGTGGATTTAAAGGAATAACCATAAAACCGGTTCATGTAAAGAATGAACCTATTCCAAAAGATTTTATAGATGAATTTCGGCACATAAAGAACCAGTGGGTTGATTTTTGCAGGAATATGAAAGCTAAGGATAAAGTAAGATTAAAAGCCGTATATAGCTACATGTATTCGCTCTTGCAGCTATGCGATGATTACTCCAGCGCCTATTTCTCAGAGTATGTTGAGGAACATAATCTTGATTGGGATATAACTGGTCCCATATTAAGCTATGATGCTGCCGGTAAGTATGTCATTCCATATCCGGAAATCGATAAAAACGCTATAACTGGTGGACGAGATCCAAGGGATTTTCAGAAACGGTTGGGTGATGTTGGTCCTTATGTGATGCTGCTGGCGCCATGTGGAAGGGGAAAGACTGAAGGGGCATTATATTGGGCTGAAAACATGAGAAAACATCGGTTTATCAATAGGCTTATTTTTGCCATGCCTACCCAGATAACCAGCAACGCCATGGCGGATAGGTTAAAGATGATTTACGGCGAGGAAAACGTAGGGGTATATCATGGTAAGAGCCTTTTGTATTACCAGGAACAATTAAAAGGAATAATTGATGAAGACGATCTAAAGCTTATAGAGCTGGCTGAAGAACAGAATTTTATGTCAAAAGTTTTTTTAAAGCCTATCATGGTTACCACTATTGATCATTTAGTTTTTTCCTTTATACATGGTTTCAGTCAGGCTGATTTTACTCTGGGTAATATACAAACGGCGTGTATAGTATTTGATGAAGTTCATTATTATGAGAAGGATACATTGAGGCATCTTGTCAGTTTGTTTTCGCTGTTACGGGAGATGAAGATACCCCATCTACTTATGAGCGGTACCTTTCCTGAGTTTCTCAAAAAAAATTTGGAAGAGAGTGCTGCGTTAGAAGGAAAAAGCTATGAGACCGTAATAGATGAGGAGGGGCTCAAATATCAGCCTTTTATTGTGAAAAAACACGGCGACTGTATAGTAAATAAAATAGAAAATGACTTTGCCGTAAATGACGATGTGATAGAAGAGATCAGGAGCAATTACCATAAAGGTATAAGGCAGTACATAATCTTAAATACGGTGAGAAAGGCTCAGGAGGTATATAAAAGGTTAAAGGGGGTAATAGAGCCATCTGACAATTTAGTATTATACCATTCGCGATTTACCGGCCATGATAGATCAAAAAAAGATAAATCCTTATTGCGGGACAGGGATAAGAGGCCGTATATCCTTGTAAGCACCCAGGCTATCGAAATAAGCCTTGATATATCTTGCGACGTTATGTTCACCGAACTGGCACCTGCTGATGCTATAGGCCAGAGGGGTGGCAGGTTGAACAGGGGTGCAAAGCATTACTTAAAAGATAATTTGGAGTGTGTTTTACATCTATACAATACTGATACGATGAGACCTTATGTAAATTCAAAAAAAGATGAAGATGTGAAGGCGGTATTAGAGAGGACGTACGCTGGTTTTACAGATAAACCGTATACTTATGGAGATATTAAGGCCATATGTGATATAGCTTATAGAGATTTTAGGCTGGATTATACAGATTTTCTGGCATTCTTTTACGCTGGCACTTTGTTCGGTTATAGTTATAAAGAGATTACCCGGGAAGGGGCAGGAGAGGAAGGAAATGTATTTAAGCTTCGAAGCGATGATTATATAATGATCGATGCATATCCATTAGATGTAGTAGGAGATAACGTGGAAAATTGCAGAGATTATGAAAACATTGTTAAAGTACCGTACTGGTGGTACGTGTCAGCGAAAGAGAATTTGTTCAAAAATTTAGAGGATAAATACCACAAGTACCTGGTATGCAAATTGCCATATTCATTTGAAATAGGGTTTGATGAGTCCAAGCTAAAGGAAGTGATGCCTGATTATGGGGCTTTTCTCTAG
- a CDS encoding IS3 family transposase (programmed frameshift) — protein MAKYSYETKLKAVKDVLENGMSARAVAKNLGTGYEHVRRWVKRYELYGTNGLLMKKGTYTGDFKQHVVEFIHKEHLSISEAAAIFGIPSDATVGKWERIYCEEGPEALYTENRGRKKTMNLDKPKKPKLSKQTEENLIAEIQRLRMENAYLKKLMGLSSGKEEIRQKDKVIAINELRHEYKLMALLEFAGIPRSTFYYYLKKLNKPDKYVEIKELIQTIYHENKGRYGYRRITLELRNRGYCINHKTVLKLMNECGIKCQVRIRKYRSYKGEIGKVAPNLLQRDFKAEKPNQKWVTDVTEFSLFGAKLYLSPILDLYNGEIISYNISDRPTFYQTMDMLDKAFAKIPDGTNLILHSDQGWQYQMKQYQYRLRKKGIIQSMSRKGNCLDNSVMENFFGLLKSELLYLQEFDSIDHFKKELEEYIDYYNNKRIKCKLKGLSPVQYRIQSQEVA, from the exons ATGGCAAAATACTCTTATGAAACGAAATTAAAAGCGGTAAAAGATGTTTTAGAAAATGGAATGTCTGCCAGGGCTGTTGCTAAAAATTTAGGAACTGGCTATGAACATGTAAGACGGTGGGTAAAACGTTATGAATTATACGGAACAAATGGATTATTAATGAAAAAGGGAACTTATACTGGCGATTTTAAACAACATGTTGTAGAATTTATACATAAAGAACATTTGTCGATTTCTGAAGCTGCTGCTATATTCGGTATACCTTCTGATGCTACCGTCGGCAAATGGGAACGTATATACTGTGAGGAAGGACCGGAAGCTCTCTATACAGAAAACCGAGGGAGGAAAAAAACAATGAATTTAGATAAACCAAAGAAGCCTAAACTTTCTAAACAAACAGAAGAAAATCTAATCGCTGAAATTCAGCGACTTCGTATGGAGAATGCGTACTTAAAAAAATTAATGG GCCTTAGTTCAGGAAAGGAAGAAATCCGACAAAAAGACAAAGTAATAGCCATCAACGAGCTAAGGCATGAATATAAACTGATGGCTTTATTAGAGTTTGCAGGTATCCCAAGGAGTACTTTCTACTACTATTTGAAAAAATTAAATAAGCCAGATAAATATGTCGAAATCAAGGAATTAATACAAACTATCTATCATGAGAATAAAGGCAGATATGGGTACAGAAGAATTACATTGGAATTACGAAACCGTGGATACTGTATTAATCATAAAACAGTACTAAAACTCATGAATGAATGCGGAATTAAATGTCAAGTAAGAATCCGTAAATACCGTTCCTACAAAGGTGAAATTGGGAAAGTTGCTCCGAATTTACTACAGCGTGACTTTAAAGCAGAAAAGCCAAATCAGAAATGGGTTACCGATGTAACGGAGTTTTCGCTGTTTGGTGCTAAACTTTATCTTTCACCTATACTTGATTTATATAATGGAGAGATTATAAGCTATAATATTTCAGATAGACCAACATTTTACCAAACCATGGATATGTTGGATAAAGCCTTTGCTAAAATTCCTGATGGCACAAACCTTATTTTGCACTCAGACCAAGGTTGGCAGTATCAGATGAAACAATACCAGTACAGACTACGAAAGAAAGGCATAATTCAGAGTATGTCCAGGAAGGGCAATTGTCTTGATAATTCTGTTATGGAAAATTTCTTTGGTTTATTAAAATCAGAACTGTTATACTTACAGGAATTTGACTCTATTGACCATTTTAAGAAAGAATTAGAGGAATACATAGACTATTACAATAATAAGAGGATTAAGTGTAAACTAAAAGGACTGAGCCCGGTTCAATACCGGATTCAGTCCCAAGAAGTAGCTTAA
- the cas2 gene encoding CRISPR-associated endonuclease Cas2, with translation MYVIAVYDVEEKRVAKMLKLFRQYLNWIQNSVFEGELTEAQLLKLENSIKKIIDSETDSVIIFKFRDQKWADKKIIGKEKNSTSNFL, from the coding sequence ATGTATGTGATAGCGGTGTATGACGTAGAGGAAAAAAGGGTTGCAAAGATGTTAAAACTTTTCAGACAGTATCTAAACTGGATTCAAAACTCAGTTTTTGAGGGAGAGTTGACAGAAGCACAGCTTCTGAAATTAGAGAATTCTATAAAGAAGATAATAGATTCCGAAACTGACTCGGTGATAATATTTAAATTCAGGGATCAAAAATGGGCTGACAAAAAAATTATAGGCAAAGAAAAAAATTCTACGTCAAATTTTCTATAG
- the cas6 gene encoding CRISPR-associated endoribonuclease Cas6, whose product MRVKICFRPEKEVEIIDINYNYYITSMIYNLLSKSNKEFTDKLHDEGYRLGSRHFKLFTFSQLKVKKYIVEESKIKIMDDALLYIGSPRLDFLYYLSDTLLKAERIKIGSGFFIVDHVDLLRNVRFSREERFYCLSPITTSTMEVIGNVKKERNVDIRDSKFIDNLKNNLIRKYYLLYDRLPEDMNIDIHFDEEYLSNIRGKLIWFKNVAVKGYSAPFTIKADPEIIKVAYECGLGDKNSAGFGMIEIDRKNRVGLDNVCDSGV is encoded by the coding sequence ATGCGCGTAAAGATATGTTTTAGACCGGAAAAAGAAGTGGAGATTATTGATATTAATTATAACTATTATATAACATCAATGATATACAATTTATTGTCAAAGTCAAATAAGGAGTTTACAGATAAATTGCATGATGAAGGCTATAGATTGGGCTCCAGGCACTTTAAGTTGTTTACTTTTTCTCAGCTCAAAGTAAAGAAATACATCGTAGAGGAATCGAAAATTAAAATCATGGATGATGCTTTGCTATACATAGGATCTCCTAGGCTTGATTTTTTATATTATTTGTCTGATACCCTTCTTAAGGCAGAGAGAATTAAAATTGGCAGTGGCTTTTTTATTGTTGATCATGTGGACCTACTGAGAAATGTGAGATTTTCAAGAGAGGAGAGATTTTACTGCCTTTCTCCAATAACGACTTCAACAATGGAAGTTATAGGCAATGTGAAAAAGGAGAGAAATGTAGATATAAGGGACAGCAAATTTATTGACAATTTAAAGAACAACCTTATAAGAAAATATTATCTGTTGTACGATCGGCTCCCTGAAGATATGAACATAGACATACATTTTGACGAAGAGTATTTGAGCAACATAAGAGGAAAGCTGATATGGTTTAAAAACGTGGCGGTAAAGGGCTATTCTGCACCTTTTACTATAAAGGCTGATCCTGAGATCATAAAAGTGGCTTATGAATGTGGCCTGGGAGATAAAAATAGCGCTGGTTTCGGCATGATTGAAATAGACAGAAAAAATAGAGTGGGATTGGATAATGTATGTGATAGCGGTGTATGA
- the cas7i gene encoding type I-B CRISPR-associated protein Cas7/Cst2/DevR → MDMKCIEMTWLSKTSLTNLNSGEGESNLIDVKKYRWKGEEYPYVSGQAMRFYMKEAIRRLTDFNSSCIPNDKGESCGDVSSCELCDLFGYMSTIEKKESKKGGAKIRVSPVKVAPAMGLLPFDENSTIDFLTRKKRSSTDSGDLKGDIVNVEMGLNIYRSGISIDVYKIGREEVINEDNGRRTIELKDLVPADERLKRIIHVLDAVKNMSDYSKQARLLTDFTPDFIVCSLQPNYNHRLQKAIEIDEGQNLNTDRLKEILIQLKEDGSYIVAGAISGIVNNLDEVKEVLSELGIELKLPGEAINALKEKIR, encoded by the coding sequence ATGGATATGAAATGCATTGAAATGACATGGTTAAGTAAGACATCGCTTACAAATCTTAACTCAGGAGAAGGAGAAAGCAATCTCATTGATGTGAAGAAGTACAGGTGGAAGGGCGAGGAGTACCCTTATGTCAGCGGGCAGGCCATGAGGTTTTACATGAAGGAAGCTATAAGGCGCCTTACGGATTTCAACAGTTCGTGTATACCCAATGATAAAGGAGAAAGCTGCGGCGATGTGAGTTCATGCGAACTGTGTGACCTTTTTGGATACATGAGTACCATTGAGAAAAAAGAGTCTAAAAAGGGCGGCGCAAAGATCAGGGTATCGCCGGTGAAAGTGGCTCCTGCTATGGGGTTGCTTCCTTTTGATGAGAACAGCACTATTGACTTTCTGACAAGGAAGAAGAGATCTTCTACAGATAGCGGCGATCTCAAAGGAGATATAGTCAATGTGGAGATGGGACTAAACATATATAGGAGTGGTATATCCATAGATGTTTATAAGATAGGGAGAGAAGAGGTAATAAATGAGGATAATGGCCGCAGGACAATAGAGTTAAAAGACTTGGTACCCGCTGATGAAAGGTTAAAGCGAATTATACATGTATTGGATGCGGTGAAAAATATGAGTGACTATTCTAAACAAGCTCGACTATTGACGGATTTCACTCCGGACTTCATAGTATGTTCCCTTCAGCCCAACTATAATCACAGACTTCAGAAGGCGATCGAGATAGATGAAGGGCAAAATTTAAATACAGATAGGCTAAAAGAGATATTGATTCAGTTAAAAGAGGATGGATCTTATATAGTCGCTGGAGCCATATCGGGTATTGTGAATAATTTAGATGAGGTAAAAGAGGTATTAAGTGAGCTGGGTATTGAGTTGAAATTACCAGGTGAGGCAATAAATGCATTAAAAGAAAAGATAAGGTGA
- the cas1b gene encoding type I-B CRISPR-associated endonuclease Cas1b, with product MKRNYYIMSNGRISRKDNTIYFEGSEGKKAIPINDVESIYIFGEVDFNNRAVNFLAQNNVTVHLFNYYGFYTGSFYPREYLLSGFLVVKQVEKYLNNFTRLQIAREFIDAASYNILKNLKYYNRKIDLEDYIERIEVERENISKANSISELMGTEGRIRDIYYETFNLITTGRFEFDKRVKQPPDNAMNALISFGNSLMYTTVLSEIYNTQLNPTVSYLHEPGERRFSLSLDISEVFKPIIVDRVIFKLINEGMIREEHFDKDLNMCYLSDKGRAVFLKEYDEKLNTIIHHKDLDRNVSYRRLIRLECYKLIKHITDVKKYEGLKIWW from the coding sequence ATGAAAAGGAATTATTATATAATGAGTAACGGTCGTATATCACGAAAAGATAATACTATATACTTTGAGGGAAGCGAAGGCAAAAAAGCCATACCTATAAACGATGTGGAGTCCATTTATATTTTCGGCGAGGTGGATTTTAATAACAGGGCTGTAAACTTTCTGGCACAGAATAACGTGACAGTTCATCTTTTCAATTATTATGGCTTTTATACCGGCAGCTTTTATCCGAGAGAGTATTTGCTTTCGGGCTTTTTAGTGGTTAAACAGGTAGAGAAATATCTCAATAATTTCACACGGCTTCAAATAGCCAGAGAATTTATAGATGCAGCCAGCTACAATATACTTAAAAATCTTAAATATTATAATCGCAAAATAGATCTAGAGGATTATATAGAGAGAATAGAGGTAGAAAGAGAAAATATATCTAAGGCAAATAGCATAAGCGAATTAATGGGAACTGAAGGCAGGATAAGGGATATATACTATGAAACATTTAATTTAATCACTACTGGTAGATTTGAATTTGATAAAAGGGTTAAACAACCACCTGATAACGCTATGAATGCATTGATATCTTTCGGCAATTCCCTTATGTATACAACGGTTTTAAGTGAAATTTACAATACGCAGTTAAATCCAACTGTAAGTTATCTCCACGAACCAGGCGAGAGGAGATTTTCTTTGAGTTTAGATATAAGTGAAGTTTTTAAGCCGATAATAGTGGATAGGGTTATATTTAAGTTAATAAATGAAGGCATGATAAGAGAGGAACACTTTGATAAAGATCTGAATATGTGCTATTTAAGCGATAAAGGTAGAGCCGTTTTTTTAAAAGAATATGATGAAAAATTAAATACTATAATCCACCATAAAGACTTAGATAGAAACGTTAGCTATAGAAGATTGATAAGGCTGGAATGTTATAAATTGATAAAGCATATTACAGACGTAAAGAAATATGAAGGGCTAAAAATTTGGTGGTAA
- a CDS encoding O-antigen ligase family protein: MVDTSVKSPIAILALLLGIAAVFVPFKSVALLLLAITIVFIIFARPEYSLFAVISYSVIDWLFRSVISSSLFSNIWDEALYIIIVLLWIYKTFWQNNSKKLELNLTPLFAPIFMYMVYSIFLVIVNSTDIAIAIDGLRVNIEYIFWFFVAINMVKDRDTINKLMVFFILIVTAMALYGIYQYIIGVKIPPEWIDKAEMPVRTRVFSILTSPNILGSLMVLAIPINISYIFNSKHLLKKVFYSATSMAMLACLLFTFTRGAWLALVVSLLIYAFLKDKRIIGLLVIIGIIALFIPPVYNRISYLVSPTYLVSSMEGGRLKRLQIGLNLLSQSPIIGIGLGQFGGATAARFNVNSLYSDNYFLKILVETGYIGIILFIYLLLSVIRQFFVTMKRCEDRFIKDIVKGIFAGLMGVVFHNLVENVFEVPMMSTYFWFLTGIIVVSSRLKSPIEKSEV, translated from the coding sequence ATGGTAGACACAAGTGTAAAAAGTCCAATAGCTATATTGGCATTGCTGTTAGGAATAGCGGCTGTATTTGTGCCATTTAAAAGCGTGGCTCTTTTGCTATTGGCCATAACTATTGTATTTATAATTTTTGCAAGGCCCGAGTATTCTCTCTTTGCTGTAATAAGCTATTCGGTAATTGATTGGCTGTTTAGATCAGTAATCAGCAGTTCTTTATTTTCAAACATATGGGACGAAGCCCTTTACATAATAATAGTTTTGCTATGGATTTACAAAACTTTTTGGCAAAATAATTCTAAAAAGCTGGAGTTAAATTTGACGCCGCTCTTCGCACCTATATTTATGTACATGGTTTACAGTATTTTTTTAGTTATAGTCAATTCTACGGATATAGCAATAGCTATCGATGGCCTTAGGGTTAATATAGAGTATATTTTCTGGTTTTTTGTGGCTATAAATATGGTAAAAGATAGGGATACAATAAATAAATTAATGGTATTTTTTATACTGATAGTAACTGCCATGGCCCTTTACGGTATATACCAGTATATAATAGGTGTTAAGATACCGCCTGAGTGGATTGATAAGGCTGAAATGCCTGTTAGGACAAGGGTATTTTCTATACTTACAAGCCCTAATATACTGGGCAGCCTTATGGTTTTGGCCATACCTATAAATATTTCATATATATTTAATAGCAAACATTTATTAAAGAAGGTTTTTTACTCTGCGACGAGTATGGCTATGTTGGCGTGTCTCTTGTTTACATTTACAAGAGGCGCATGGCTTGCTCTGGTGGTGTCTCTGCTCATATACGCTTTTTTAAAGGATAAAAGGATAATCGGCTTACTTGTAATAATAGGTATTATAGCATTATTTATACCGCCTGTTTACAATAGGATCAGCTATCTTGTAAGTCCAACGTACTTAGTGAGCAGCATGGAAGGTGGGAGATTAAAGCGACTGCAAATCGGTTTGAATCTTTTAAGTCAGAGTCCTATAATAGGAATAGGATTGGGACAATTTGGAGGTGCTACTGCTGCCAGGTTTAATGTTAACTCTTTGTATTCAGACAATTATTTCTTAAAAATCTTAGTGGAAACAGGCTATATAGGCATAATACTTTTTATATACCTATTGTTATCTGTGATCAGGCAGTTTTTTGTAACAATGAAGAGATGCGAAGATAGGTTTATAAAAGATATAGTCAAAGGCATTTTTGCGGGGTTGATGGGAGTGGTATTCCACAACCTTGTGGAAAATGTGTTTGAGGTTCCCATGATGTCTACGTATTTTTGGTTTTTAACAGGGATAATTGTGGTATCAAGTAGGTTGAAATCACCTATAGAAAAAAGCGAGGTGTAA
- the cas5 gene encoding CRISPR-associated protein Cas5, which produces MNGLMFKMSAPYFAAFRKPTSNSSLSTFPVPPFTTIRGMISNAMGLRRDDFTLQDIMEIGVAPVYIERPVKEKALMLKTVNNPKDNIKAFWTSPFWRDFMVMPEYKIYIKAEDALIDEIYEALINPARPLYIGQSDDMVVIEDLEKTDVVKGQSDTVNSIIEGLCDGCELVKLLYKFRDKDTLIYTPTISVPYELPYKLNKVIEGYYFKNDFVQLF; this is translated from the coding sequence ATGAATGGCCTGATGTTTAAAATGTCAGCTCCTTATTTTGCGGCGTTCAGAAAGCCTACCTCCAATAGCTCTTTGAGCACGTTTCCTGTACCGCCGTTTACTACTATAAGGGGCATGATATCCAATGCGATGGGTTTGAGAAGGGATGATTTTACTTTGCAAGATATTATGGAGATAGGCGTCGCACCTGTTTATATAGAAAGGCCTGTAAAGGAAAAAGCGCTTATGTTGAAAACGGTTAATAACCCCAAAGATAACATAAAAGCTTTCTGGACTTCGCCGTTCTGGAGAGATTTCATGGTCATGCCTGAATACAAAATATACATAAAAGCAGAGGACGCTTTAATAGATGAAATATATGAAGCACTTATAAACCCTGCAAGGCCGCTTTATATAGGCCAATCGGACGATATGGTCGTGATTGAAGATCTAGAAAAAACCGATGTAGTCAAAGGCCAATCTGACACTGTAAATTCCATTATAGAGGGCCTTTGTGATGGCTGTGAACTGGTAAAGTTGCTCTATAAATTTCGGGATAAAGATACGTTGATTTACACGCCTACAATATCTGTGCCTTATGAATTACCGTATAAGCTAAATAAAGTTATAGAGGGTTATTACTTTAAAAATGATTTTGTTCAGCTGTTTTGA
- the cas4 gene encoding CRISPR-associated protein Cas4: MGLFSSEVKITGVEVNYYFYCKRQLWFYTHGLDMEQNSVDVEIGREIHDESFEREHKEVLIDDTIKLDFVGKSAEIHEVKKGKRLDKGDRYQILFYIYYLEKKGIENVRAVVHFPLYKMKEELYLTDEDRKVLEEALAEIKKIRQANKPDPPLNKSACKKCSYYELCLS, encoded by the coding sequence ATGGGGCTTTTCTCTAGTGAGGTAAAAATTACCGGTGTAGAGGTAAACTATTATTTTTACTGCAAAAGGCAGTTGTGGTTTTATACCCATGGACTGGATATGGAGCAGAATTCTGTGGATGTGGAAATCGGCAGAGAAATTCACGATGAAAGCTTCGAAAGAGAGCACAAAGAGGTTTTGATAGATGATACTATAAAGCTAGATTTTGTAGGTAAAAGTGCAGAAATTCATGAAGTCAAAAAAGGAAAGAGATTGGATAAAGGCGATAGGTATCAGATACTATTTTATATCTATTACCTTGAGAAAAAGGGTATAGAAAATGTGCGGGCCGTGGTTCACTTTCCTCTGTATAAGATGAAAGAGGAATTATATTTGACCGATGAAGATAGGAAGGTATTAGAGGAGGCTCTTGCGGAAATAAAAAAGATAAGGCAAGCCAATAAGCCAGATCCTCCTTTGAACAAGTCTGCCTGCAAAAAGTGTAGTTATTATGAACTTTGCCTGAGTTGA